GAATTGCTTTGGCTTCCATGGAAGTTCTCAATGACTATGGAACAGTAAAATACTTCGGCGTAAATACCTTTACTACAGGTATTTTCCGGGCATGGTTTTCTATGGGAGATTCCAATACCGCCATTTACCTGGCTGCCATTCTTATGGTCTTTGTTTTCGTGATTTTGTTTTTGGAATCCATTCAAAGAGGCAATAGACAATATACCGCGGTCAACGGTCTGCAAAAACCCACAGCCAGGATACAGCCCTCCTTAGGGAAAAAAATATTGTACTCAGGAATCTGCCTGACGGTTTTCCTGCTGAGTTTTTTCATTCCTTTTTTACAATTACTGAACTGGGTCAGCATGACCTGGGAGAAAGTCGTCAATAAAGATTTTTTCCTGTTGATTTACCGGAGTTTTGGTTTGGCAGCGGTCAGCGGATTGTTGATCGTGATATTCTCCGTGGTGATGTTGTATGCCCTCAGGCTAAGCCCTTTTAAATGGGTAAAAAATATCACCAAAGTAGCTACCTTGGGCTATGCCATTCCTGGTGCTGTGATTGCGGTAGGCATCATGATTCCATTTATTGCCATTGACAAATGGATCTATGGCACGCTCCTCAGCTCCAAAAGCGCCGGACTTTTTTTCTCAGGGACTTTATTTGCCCTTGTTTTTGCCTACATCGTGCGGTTTATGGCGGTTGGTTACAACCCGGTGGAGGCAGGTTTCCAGAAAATCGGGATCCATGTCAATGAGGCCAGCCGATTATTGGGAATCAGGAGTACCAAGACACTTTGGAAAATAGACCTGCCACTCATCAAAACCAGCTTGGTATCGGGGATAATACTGGTGTTTGTGGACGTATTAAAGGAATTACCTTTAACTTTGATCCTGCGTCCGTTCAACTATCAGACTTTGGCCACCAAAGCCTTTGACATGGCGACCAACGAGATGATTGCCGAATCATCCAATGCAGCACTGATCATTATCCTGACGGGAATCATACCCATCCTGTTCCTGAACAAACTGATCGAAAAAAGATAAGTAGAGCAAAAGAAATCGACCAGATGAGCATTTTAACACTCCAAAACGTCAACAAGAAATACAACCAGGCTATGGAATTTGCCATCAAGGATGTATCCTTTGATGTCAAAGAAGGTGAAATATTGGCTTTGGTTGGAGAAAGTGGCTCTGGCAAAACCACCCTGCTCAGGTTGATTGCTGGCTTAGAGCATCCCGATTCAGGGATCATTTCCCTTTCAGGACAAAAAATCGTGGAAGGGAAAAAATCCGTTCCTGCCCATGAGAGACAGGTGGGGATGGTATTCCAGGATTATGCGCTGTTTCCTCATTTGACCATTTTGGAAAATGTGAAGTTTGGACTGAAAGGGTCCAAAGAAGAGGTCAACCGCATCGCAAAAGAAACCCTGAACTTGGTCGGTCTTAAAGAAGATTTCAATAAATATCCGCATCAGTTATCCGGAGGACAGCAACAGCGGGTCGCCTTGGCAAGGGCCATAGCCCCCAATCCGAAAATCCTGTTGATGGACGAGCCCTTCAGTAACCTGGATGCCATGCTGAAAGATCAAGTAAGGGAAGAAATCAGGCAGATCATCAAGAAAACAGGCATCACCGCCATCTTTGTAACCCATGATACCAAAGATGCCTTATCCACTGCTGACCGGATTGCCATTTTGCACAAAGGATACCTGCAGCAGATCGATATCCCAAAAGTGCTCTATGAAAATCCCGTAAATCCTTATGTCGCCAACTTTTTTGGTAAAAGAAATGAAATAATGGCCATTCCGACTGAGGAGGGTTATCACACTTCTTTTGGTTTTATCACTGATCCGGAGGCGAAAAAATATAAAGGAAAAGTTAAACTCCTTTTTAGACCCGAACACGGGGAAGTTGTACAGAGAGACGGGCAACAATTGACCGGTAAAATTGTAAAAATCTCCTATTTCGGCAGTCACCAAATGGTCAAATTGGCGGACGATGAAGGAAAAAGAGTTACCATACGGACCAATCCGGGCAGATCTTTTGAAGGGATGGACAGGGCATGTTTCTATTTGTGGAAGTATGATGTGGAAGAAGCTTTTTAAAGGCGAGAGATTAGTAGCTAGGAATCAGACACAAGAGGCAAGAAATAAGAATCAAGAAACAGGAATTTGAGAATCAGATGCTGGAGATTGAAATTTTGGGACCATTAATTTTAATGGAATACAGATTTTACTACATATTCGTCTTCTTTTGATTTCTGCTCACTATTGGCTGAGGCCTCTATTTGTCATGCCGACATCAGGAGGCATCTATTGCTTTGAGGTAAGATATTTATTTTTAATCAGGCTCTACAGAATCGACATTTCAGGATTATGCCCCTGCATACACAATCAATCCCAAACCGAGAATAAATAGGACAAACATCCCTGACAGCAACAAGTTCGTGCCTTTTGGGGCAGCTTTGAATTCTCTCCAGATAAATACCCCCCAAAATGCGGCGACCATGGTCGCTCCCTGACCCAGGCCATAAGAGATGGCCGGGCCCGCTTTCTCGGCCGCAATGATGCTGAAGGACATGCCCACACACCAGATTA
This Cecembia calidifontis DNA region includes the following protein-coding sequences:
- a CDS encoding ABC transporter ATP-binding protein; amino-acid sequence: MSILTLQNVNKKYNQAMEFAIKDVSFDVKEGEILALVGESGSGKTTLLRLIAGLEHPDSGIISLSGQKIVEGKKSVPAHERQVGMVFQDYALFPHLTILENVKFGLKGSKEEVNRIAKETLNLVGLKEDFNKYPHQLSGGQQQRVALARAIAPNPKILLMDEPFSNLDAMLKDQVREEIRQIIKKTGITAIFVTHDTKDALSTADRIAILHKGYLQQIDIPKVLYENPVNPYVANFFGKRNEIMAIPTEEGYHTSFGFITDPEAKKYKGKVKLLFRPEHGEVVQRDGQQLTGKIVKISYFGSHQMVKLADDEGKRVTIRTNPGRSFEGMDRACFYLWKYDVEEAF
- a CDS encoding ABC transporter permease: MKAVKRSYYWWNKWTGYSLLILLLVATPLFTILIKLFDSPGGSWTHIANTLLFSYFQNTILLLLGVAALTFLLGVSTAWLVSNYEFPGRKYFEWLLILPLGFPGYIMAYTYVGILDYTGPIQVFLRNTFDIHFKGSLMDIMNLPGAIFILSITLFPYVFLITRSSFLQQSKTLQEASFLLGANRFKTFFKVALPMARPAIVAGIALASMEVLNDYGTVKYFGVNTFTTGIFRAWFSMGDSNTAIYLAAILMVFVFVILFLESIQRGNRQYTAVNGLQKPTARIQPSLGKKILYSGICLTVFLLSFFIPFLQLLNWVSMTWEKVVNKDFFLLIYRSFGLAAVSGLLIVIFSVVMLYALRLSPFKWVKNITKVATLGYAIPGAVIAVGIMIPFIAIDKWIYGTLLSSKSAGLFFSGTLFALVFAYIVRFMAVGYNPVEAGFQKIGIHVNEASRLLGIRSTKTLWKIDLPLIKTSLVSGIILVFVDVLKELPLTLILRPFNYQTLATKAFDMATNEMIAESSNAALIIILTGIIPILFLNKLIEKR